The following are encoded together in the Pseudoalteromonas ruthenica genome:
- a CDS encoding CBS domain-containing protein, with product MQSIKVADYYNHRPVKFKATMPIETAVERLLQSGQTGGPVVDDLGTIIGFVSEQDCLQHMLTSTYQNEAHTVVGDVMTKEPLCVTPEESVMTLAENMKVDKPKMYPVCDEQGKLLGIITRAHILLALDKHLHCNYTSGHRFV from the coding sequence ATGCAATCAATCAAAGTCGCTGATTATTACAACCATAGACCAGTAAAATTCAAAGCCACTATGCCGATTGAAACGGCTGTGGAGAGGCTATTACAAAGCGGCCAAACCGGAGGACCTGTTGTCGACGACCTCGGAACCATCATCGGTTTCGTGTCGGAGCAGGATTGCTTACAACATATGTTGACATCCACTTACCAAAATGAAGCACATACAGTTGTTGGTGATGTTATGACCAAAGAGCCACTGTGCGTGACGCCAGAGGAGAGTGTGATGACACTCGCCGAAAATATGAAAGTTGATAAGCCGAAAATGTACCCGGTATGTGATGAACAGGGTAAGTTACTCGGGATTATCACCCGCGCGCACATCCTACTGGCATTGGATAAGCATCTGCATTGTAATTATACGTCCGGACATCGATTTGTTTAG
- a CDS encoding reprolysin-like metallopeptidase, protein MKKLVKSALIASAMGASMAQAATIDIGILYTDEAAAATGNINTKINQLIAFANQVYSQNGIDLQLRVAGQQNLGNYSISPSSSWLNSVTNASSVQNLRNSWGADMMAVLGKGAGSNGYITCGIAWVGQGSSASGNLYASTSNNMYSITAVDCGATTFVHELGHNQGLAHSRKQGDTSGGVYVDGMGHGVDNQFASIMAYPHVFGSATQYDYFANPNWSVNGLPYGITGQAYAWKTVEATKNSIANFK, encoded by the coding sequence ATGAAAAAACTCGTAAAATCAGCGCTTATTGCAAGTGCTATGGGTGCGTCAATGGCGCAAGCAGCGACGATTGATATTGGTATTTTGTATACTGATGAAGCAGCAGCGGCTACAGGTAATATTAATACAAAGATCAATCAGTTGATTGCTTTTGCGAATCAGGTTTACAGTCAAAACGGTATTGATCTACAGCTTCGTGTTGCTGGCCAGCAAAACCTAGGTAATTACAGTATCAGCCCCTCAAGCAGTTGGTTGAACTCAGTGACCAATGCTTCGAGTGTTCAAAACCTGCGTAATAGCTGGGGAGCCGATATGATGGCTGTGCTAGGTAAAGGGGCAGGCTCGAATGGTTATATTACCTGCGGTATTGCTTGGGTAGGCCAAGGCAGCAGTGCTTCTGGTAACTTATATGCCTCTACCTCAAACAACATGTATAGCATTACCGCAGTGGACTGTGGAGCAACCACCTTTGTTCATGAACTAGGACATAATCAAGGCTTGGCCCATTCACGCAAACAAGGCGATACCAGTGGCGGTGTGTATGTCGATGGCATGGGTCACGGCGTTGATAATCAATTTGCCAGCATTATGGCCTACCCACATGTATTTGGCAGTGCCACGCAATATGATTACTTTGCCAATCCAAACTGGAGTGTAAACGGTCTGCCTTACGGCATAACTGGGCAAGCGTATGCCTGGAAAACCGTGGAAGCAACAAAAAACAGTATCGCCAACTTTAAATAG
- the hrpA gene encoding ATP-dependent RNA helicase HrpA — MSASKPLYGKLSECLKKDQFVLKRRLQGADKISDSEKQQSVLAKIEQAIEHSISQRAQRLEQLPKPQFPAALPVSDKREDIKAAIAKHQVVIVAGETGSGKTTQLPKICLELGRGVEGLIGHTQPRRLAARSVAARIAEELHSEIGETVGFKMRFSDQVSERSYIKLMTDGILLAEIQNDRYLNQYDTIIIDEAHERSLNIDFILGYLKNLLPKRPDLKVIITSATIDPERFSRHFNDAPIIEVSGRTYPVEVRYRPLTEIQGGDDNQDENDQLQGIFDAVDELYSEGPGDILIFMNGEREIRDTADALTKRNLKHTEVLPLYARLSNAEQNRIFHPGNKRRIVLATNVAETSLTVPGIRYVIDPGTARISRYSYRTKVQRLPIEAVSQASANQRKGRCGRVEAGVCIRLYSEEDFLGRPEFTDPEILRTNLASVILQMLGLGLGDISQFPFVQPPDSRNINDGVRLLEELEAVQASKYKGQTKLTKLGRDLARLPLDPRLAKMVLSSVSMGAMREVIVIAAALAIQDPRERPQEKKAKADELHARFDDEHSDFVAFLNLWHYLEQQQQALTNNQFRRLCQKEFLAYMRIREWQDIVYQVTTICNEMGLKDSNNEPEHEAIHQALLSGLLSHIGQKDEKNAFYQGARNSQFHIFPGSNLFKKRPKWVMSAELVETSKLYARINAKIDVSWLAPLAQHLVKRSYSEPHWQKKAGAVIAFEQQTLYGLTIVARKRSQYDKIDPALSREIFIRTALVEQELGASEAFLQVNRELIEEVQDLENKARRRDILVDEQALFDFYDQHIPSDICNRVSFLKWYKEQKRHNKRFLFMRKEDLMQHGATEITADNYPDVWMQGNLVLPLQYNFEPGQDVDGVAVQIPLALLNQVSGEGFDWHIPALRHELVCALIKSLPKTQRRNFVPAPNYADAVLSSVEPLQGSLREALALRLFRMTGAKVDAEDFDTSALDEHLRMAFEVRDDKGKLVARGYDLEALKTQLADKVSNTLSQVADKGIEREGLVEWQFDSLPQSYVKKQGQYEVKAFVALVDKKDSTAIELFDSPSKASAAHQMGLRRMVLLNIPSPIKYLQQNLPNKAKLGLYFNPFGKVQLLIDDCIAAGVDKLLEQCGEIRDAEAFNKAKEFIRGELGDTVVAIALQVEQVLSLAHGIHKRMRGKVDLTMITAHGDIKSQLESLVFKGFVSHHGAHKMADLCRYMKAIDKRLEKLPVDPNRDRLCTLELDKVAQAYHKCLAKHPKGEPQPPALQALFWMQQELRVSLFAQTLGTPYPVSAKRVLNAINDYLAES, encoded by the coding sequence GTGTCAGCAAGCAAGCCGTTGTATGGTAAACTCTCTGAGTGTTTGAAAAAGGATCAGTTTGTATTAAAAAGGCGCCTGCAAGGCGCTGATAAGATTTCCGACTCCGAGAAGCAACAAAGCGTACTGGCCAAAATTGAGCAGGCGATAGAGCACAGCATCAGCCAGCGCGCACAACGCCTTGAACAACTGCCAAAGCCGCAATTCCCAGCGGCCCTGCCGGTTAGCGATAAACGTGAAGACATAAAAGCGGCAATAGCGAAGCACCAAGTGGTGATTGTCGCCGGTGAGACCGGTTCGGGTAAGACGACTCAGCTGCCGAAGATTTGCTTAGAGTTAGGCCGTGGCGTTGAGGGCTTGATTGGCCACACTCAACCACGTCGATTAGCCGCTCGCAGTGTAGCAGCGCGTATTGCCGAAGAACTCCATAGCGAAATCGGCGAAACCGTCGGTTTTAAAATGCGCTTTAGCGACCAGGTCAGTGAACGCAGCTACATTAAACTAATGACCGACGGTATCTTACTTGCAGAGATACAAAACGACCGCTACTTGAATCAATACGACACTATTATTATCGATGAGGCGCACGAGCGCAGTTTAAACATCGACTTTATCCTCGGCTATTTAAAGAACCTGCTACCCAAGCGCCCGGATCTTAAAGTAATTATCACCTCAGCGACCATCGACCCAGAGCGTTTTTCTCGTCACTTTAATGACGCCCCAATCATTGAAGTCTCCGGGCGTACATACCCCGTTGAAGTACGTTATCGGCCCTTAACCGAGATACAAGGCGGTGACGACAACCAAGATGAGAATGATCAATTGCAGGGTATTTTTGATGCTGTAGATGAGCTCTACAGCGAAGGCCCTGGCGATATTTTGATTTTTATGAATGGTGAGCGTGAAATTCGGGATACCGCCGATGCCTTGACTAAGCGCAACTTAAAGCATACCGAAGTGCTGCCTTTGTATGCGCGATTATCCAATGCCGAACAAAATCGCATATTCCACCCCGGTAATAAACGCCGTATTGTGCTCGCCACGAATGTGGCCGAAACCTCACTGACGGTGCCTGGGATCCGCTATGTCATAGACCCGGGTACGGCGCGTATTAGCCGCTATAGTTACCGCACTAAAGTCCAGCGCCTACCTATTGAGGCGGTGTCGCAAGCCAGTGCCAATCAACGTAAGGGCCGGTGTGGCCGGGTTGAAGCAGGGGTGTGTATACGTTTATACAGCGAAGAAGATTTTCTTGGTCGTCCAGAATTTACTGACCCAGAGATTCTACGTACTAACTTGGCGTCGGTCATTTTGCAAATGCTGGGTTTGGGGCTTGGTGATATTAGCCAATTCCCTTTTGTACAGCCGCCGGATAGCCGCAACATCAACGATGGTGTGCGCCTGCTTGAAGAGCTCGAAGCAGTGCAAGCGAGTAAATATAAGGGGCAGACCAAGCTCACTAAGTTGGGGCGCGACCTAGCGCGCTTGCCGTTGGACCCTCGGTTAGCGAAGATGGTGCTCAGCAGTGTCTCCATGGGGGCAATGCGTGAAGTAATAGTGATTGCGGCGGCGTTAGCTATCCAAGATCCCAGAGAGCGCCCGCAAGAGAAAAAAGCCAAGGCCGATGAGCTGCATGCGCGCTTCGATGATGAGCATTCTGATTTCGTCGCGTTCTTGAATTTGTGGCATTATTTGGAGCAGCAACAGCAAGCGCTCACCAACAATCAATTCCGCAGGTTATGCCAAAAAGAGTTTCTGGCATATATGCGTATTCGTGAGTGGCAAGATATTGTTTATCAAGTCACGACGATTTGTAACGAAATGGGCCTAAAGGACAGTAACAACGAGCCTGAACATGAGGCGATACATCAGGCGCTGTTGAGCGGGTTACTCAGCCATATAGGCCAAAAAGACGAAAAGAATGCGTTTTATCAGGGCGCACGCAATAGTCAGTTTCATATTTTCCCGGGCTCCAACCTGTTTAAAAAGCGCCCCAAGTGGGTGATGTCTGCCGAGCTGGTGGAAACCTCCAAGTTATATGCTCGCATCAATGCCAAAATTGACGTCAGTTGGCTGGCGCCCCTAGCACAGCACTTGGTGAAACGCAGTTACAGTGAACCGCACTGGCAGAAAAAAGCCGGCGCAGTGATCGCCTTTGAACAACAAACTCTGTATGGCCTCACTATCGTGGCGCGTAAGCGCAGTCAGTACGATAAAATTGACCCGGCCCTTAGCCGAGAAATATTTATTCGCACGGCCTTGGTCGAGCAAGAGCTCGGCGCCAGTGAAGCGTTTTTGCAAGTTAACCGTGAGCTTATCGAAGAAGTTCAAGATTTAGAGAACAAGGCACGCCGACGCGATATTTTAGTGGACGAGCAAGCGCTGTTTGATTTCTATGACCAGCACATCCCTAGTGATATATGTAATCGTGTTAGCTTCTTGAAGTGGTACAAAGAACAAAAGCGTCACAACAAACGCTTTTTGTTCATGCGCAAAGAAGACCTGATGCAGCACGGGGCCACTGAGATCACGGCGGATAACTACCCGGATGTGTGGATGCAAGGCAACCTAGTGCTGCCGTTGCAATATAACTTTGAACCCGGGCAAGACGTCGATGGGGTGGCGGTGCAAATTCCCTTGGCGCTGCTCAACCAAGTCAGCGGCGAAGGTTTTGATTGGCATATTCCGGCGCTGCGCCATGAGTTGGTGTGCGCTCTTATCAAATCATTACCGAAAACCCAACGTCGCAACTTTGTGCCGGCACCGAATTACGCGGACGCGGTGCTCAGCTCTGTAGAGCCACTGCAAGGGTCGTTGCGTGAGGCGCTGGCGCTGCGCCTATTTCGCATGACCGGGGCCAAAGTGGACGCTGAGGACTTTGATACTAGCGCCTTGGATGAGCACCTGCGCATGGCGTTTGAAGTGCGTGATGATAAGGGTAAGTTAGTGGCCCGTGGTTATGACTTAGAGGCCTTAAAAACACAACTTGCGGATAAAGTGAGTAATACCCTATCGCAGGTCGCGGATAAGGGCATTGAGCGCGAAGGCTTAGTGGAATGGCAATTTGACTCTTTACCTCAGTCCTATGTGAAAAAACAAGGCCAATACGAGGTCAAAGCCTTTGTTGCCTTGGTCGACAAAAAAGACAGCACGGCGATTGAGCTATTCGATTCACCAAGCAAAGCATCTGCAGCGCACCAGATGGGTCTGCGACGCATGGTGCTTTTGAATATTCCTTCGCCAATTAAGTATTTGCAGCAGAATTTACCGAATAAAGCCAAACTAGGTTTGTATTTTAACCCCTTTGGTAAAGTGCAATTGCTGATTGATGATTGTATCGCCGCTGGGGTTGATAAGCTTCTGGAGCAATGCGGGGAAATCCGAGACGCCGAAGCGTTTAATAAAGCCAAAGAGTTTATTCGCGGCGAACTGGGCGACACTGTGGTGGCGATCGCTTTGCAAGTGGAGCAGGTGTTGAGTTTGGCCCACGGTATCCATAAGCGTATGCGTGGTAAAGTGGACTTAACCATGATCACCGCTCACGGTGATATTAAAAGCCAATTGGAAAGCCTCGTCTTTAAAGGCTTCGTTAGCCATCATGGGGCGCATAAAATGGCCGATTTATGCCGTTATATGAAAGCCATAGATAAACGTTTGGAAAAACTACCGGTGGACCCTAACCGCGACCGCTTGTGTACCCTTGAGCTGGATAAAGTAGCGCAGGCGTACCATAAGTGTTTGGCCAAACACCCTAAAGGCGAGCCCCAGCCGCCGGCCTTGCAAGCGCTGTTTTGGATGCAGCAAGAGCTACGTGTATCGTTATTCGCGCAAACGCTGGGAACCCCTTACCCGGTTTCTGCAAAACGGGTGTTGAACGCAATTAATGACTATCTCGCCGAGAGTTAA
- a CDS encoding isoaspartyl peptidase/L-asparaginase family protein, with amino-acid sequence MKSILYTFAALSALAAQPAMADDEPFAIAIHGGAGTIEKARFTAEQEKAYRDKLKQAVEAGYQVLAQGGESLDAVNAAINILEDSPYFNAGKGAVYTYEGTHELDASIMDGRTRQAGAVAGVKHIKNPINLARLVMTDSVHVLLSGAGAEAFAQQQGMEKVDNSYFDTEHRYEALLKAKQKLDKAKPASQDYQARHQALPTSYKMGTVGAVALDKHGNMAAGTSTGGMTAKRFGRIGDSPIIGAGTFADNESCAVSATGHGEFFIRYQVASDICARVQYQQKSIAQAGKEVIFGPMFDAGGTGGVIIVDGKGNISMPFNTKGMYRASKSSTSDTYVAIFKDE; translated from the coding sequence ATGAAGTCTATACTTTATACATTCGCAGCACTGAGTGCTTTAGCAGCGCAACCTGCTATGGCTGACGATGAACCCTTTGCCATTGCTATCCATGGTGGTGCTGGCACCATCGAAAAAGCCCGCTTCACTGCGGAGCAAGAAAAAGCCTATCGCGATAAACTCAAGCAGGCGGTTGAAGCCGGCTACCAAGTATTAGCGCAAGGGGGTGAAAGCCTAGATGCAGTCAATGCGGCGATCAACATACTGGAAGATTCTCCTTATTTTAATGCCGGCAAGGGGGCCGTTTACACCTATGAAGGCACTCATGAGCTCGATGCCTCGATCATGGATGGACGTACGCGCCAAGCTGGTGCAGTAGCTGGAGTAAAGCACATTAAAAACCCTATTAACTTGGCGCGGTTGGTAATGACAGACTCTGTTCATGTGCTGCTCAGCGGTGCAGGGGCTGAAGCATTTGCTCAGCAGCAGGGGATGGAGAAGGTTGATAACAGTTATTTTGATACAGAGCATCGTTATGAAGCCTTGCTCAAAGCAAAACAAAAATTAGATAAAGCCAAGCCTGCTAGTCAAGACTACCAAGCTCGTCATCAAGCGTTACCAACATCCTATAAAATGGGTACAGTTGGCGCCGTAGCTTTGGATAAACACGGTAATATGGCAGCGGGTACATCAACAGGAGGCATGACGGCGAAGCGCTTTGGTCGTATTGGTGATTCACCGATCATCGGCGCGGGTACATTCGCCGACAATGAGTCTTGTGCAGTTTCAGCAACCGGCCACGGTGAGTTTTTCATCCGTTATCAAGTAGCGAGCGACATTTGCGCACGTGTGCAATATCAGCAAAAAAGCATAGCGCAGGCGGGTAAAGAAGTTATTTTTGGACCCATGTTTGACGCTGGTGGCACCGGGGGAGTCATCATTGTTGATGGCAAAGGGAACATCAGCATGCCGTTTAATACCAAAGGTATGTATCGCGCTAGCAAGTCATCAACCAGTGACACCTATGTAGCGATTTTTAAAGACGAATAA